The following coding sequences are from one Methanohalophilus halophilus window:
- a CDS encoding coiled-coil domain-containing protein, with the protein MDFLKKLFGKGKDEPEELHLEFENLREWSKTRYEREVNAAKPLISDLYSVIGNKLEQLRVDKKAFLAATPIESADKKMGKIGDSNRDVIVDNLEILDEKITVPHDNSIEGAYTFYTEAVSHMDTFLDNTRKSMLYAKKLYPTEYNKISGDLAHLNHALSDLFSTIEGPRHKLGMISNIFADIEAIHNLESEIMECRDNIQELENKYTSLDEILQGAKSDLEELVNGSEYPRAEAINSEIDDVRQQAQDVEADIKRMFTPLSKALSRMKKQDENGIHTLSPQVRNILDTVMQDPVSALDNNLDPLYDELILRLQSDSLGLKDKKKDKTLEQVHSIKTSSSLKSLYEDKKKYDNRLRQLRDQLDQMDVYRQKTSMEKDISKKQEALFSTEDKLEDETERLQSLEEQLVNTKSKLSSHVNDAFEEDIEINFR; encoded by the coding sequence ATGGATTTCCTCAAGAAACTCTTTGGTAAGGGCAAGGATGAGCCTGAAGAATTACATCTGGAATTTGAAAATCTCCGTGAATGGAGTAAAACCAGATATGAAAGGGAAGTTAACGCTGCAAAACCCCTTATAAGCGATCTTTATTCCGTAATTGGCAATAAACTTGAGCAGCTCAGGGTCGACAAAAAGGCCTTTCTGGCTGCCACGCCGATTGAATCAGCTGATAAGAAAATGGGTAAGATCGGAGATTCAAACCGGGATGTTATTGTTGATAACCTGGAAATACTTGATGAGAAAATCACGGTCCCACATGATAACTCTATAGAGGGGGCTTATACCTTCTATACTGAAGCGGTTTCCCATATGGATACTTTTCTGGACAATACCCGAAAAAGCATGCTTTATGCAAAAAAACTCTATCCAACTGAATATAACAAAATAAGCGGCGATCTTGCACACCTGAACCATGCTTTAAGTGATTTATTTTCGACAATTGAGGGCCCCCGGCATAAACTGGGTATGATCAGCAATATATTTGCAGATATTGAAGCTATCCATAATCTGGAATCTGAAATAATGGAGTGTCGGGATAATATCCAGGAATTGGAGAATAAGTATACCTCCCTGGATGAAATTTTGCAGGGTGCAAAATCAGATCTTGAAGAGTTGGTTAACGGTTCTGAATATCCGCGGGCAGAAGCAATTAACAGTGAAATTGACGACGTAAGGCAACAGGCCCAGGATGTAGAAGCTGATATCAAAAGGATGTTCACCCCATTGTCCAAGGCCTTATCCAGAATGAAAAAACAGGATGAAAACGGAATTCATACCCTGTCGCCACAAGTGCGCAATATACTTGATACTGTCATGCAAGATCCTGTCTCGGCACTGGATAACAACCTGGATCCGCTCTATGATGAGTTGATTTTGAGACTTCAAAGTGATTCACTTGGTCTGAAGGATAAAAAGAAAGATAAAACTCTTGAACAGGTGCATTCAATAAAAACCTCTTCTTCTCTCAAATCCTTATATGAGGATAAAAAGAAATACGATAACAGGCTCAGGCAGTTAAGGGATCAATTGGACCAGATGGATGTGTATCGCCAGAAAACCTCCATGGAAAAGGATATTTCAAAAAAGCAAGAGGCCCTGTTTTCCACAGAGGATAAATTGGAAGATGAAACAGAACGCCTGCAATCCCTGGAAGAGCAGCTGGTAAATACAAAATCGAAGTTGAGTTCACATGTGAATGATGCATTTGAGGAGGATATCGAGATAAATTTCAGGTAA
- a CDS encoding response regulator transcription factor, producing the protein MSGEDTAEIMDTFREGLADKTTVFLAPASISSERLIYFYIQSILENDDQKNIIWLCLKNSRDKVIDNFRDYGMGIEDYLDRIWFIDIEDPSKEKKENTLYYSSQTDYMKIGSHTSKLFSEMPGSTMVIDDMNTLSKDNLQVVENFLKYVMSNVHQHEGSAVSMLNKGSAGEKEGTLVSFFDVVIDASDTGEMHVEMGLKSLDVKYVVEKGKINLYYIQKKIKKERLKILIVDDEPDIPDLLKLSLKDEPYDFLVAYNGKDAIKIAREEFPDLILLDIMMPDMDGYEVVETLKKERDTRDIAIIMITAKTKVDDKLKGMELGIDDYISKPFDKREVNARIKMVMKRFGWKPPEESE; encoded by the coding sequence ATGTCCGGCGAAGATACCGCAGAGATTATGGATACTTTTCGTGAAGGACTTGCCGACAAAACCACTGTTTTTCTGGCTCCTGCAAGTATATCCAGTGAAAGGTTAATCTACTTTTATATTCAGTCCATACTGGAAAATGATGATCAAAAGAATATAATATGGCTCTGTCTGAAAAACTCAAGAGACAAGGTAATAGATAATTTTAGGGATTATGGGATGGGGATTGAAGACTATCTGGATAGAATATGGTTTATAGATATCGAAGACCCTTCAAAAGAGAAAAAAGAAAATACCCTTTACTATTCTTCCCAGACCGATTATATGAAAATCGGGTCACATACCTCAAAACTATTTTCTGAAATGCCCGGATCAACAATGGTCATTGATGACATGAATACCCTTTCAAAGGATAATCTCCAGGTTGTTGAAAATTTCCTGAAATACGTTATGTCAAATGTCCACCAGCATGAAGGAAGCGCTGTGTCAATGCTCAACAAAGGTTCTGCTGGTGAAAAAGAAGGAACTTTGGTATCCTTTTTCGATGTTGTAATAGATGCCTCGGATACCGGAGAGATGCATGTTGAAATGGGACTGAAAAGTCTTGATGTGAAATACGTAGTCGAAAAGGGAAAAATAAATCTATACTACATCCAGAAAAAGATCAAAAAAGAAAGACTAAAAATACTTATTGTAGATGATGAACCCGATATTCCCGATCTTTTGAAATTGTCCCTGAAAGATGAACCCTACGATTTTTTAGTTGCATATAACGGGAAAGATGCCATCAAAATTGCAAGAGAAGAATTCCCGGACCTTATATTACTGGACATAATGATGCCGGATATGGACGGTTATGAGGTCGTTGAGACCCTGAAAAAGGAAAGGGACACAAGAGACATTGCGATTATCATGATTACAGCCAAAACAAAAGTAGATGACAAACTAAAGGGAATGGAACTGGGTATTGATGATTATATTTCAAAACCCTTTGACAAAAGAGAAGTTAATGCCCGTATAAAAATGGTTATGAAACGTTTTGGCTGGAAACCCCCAGAAGAAAGTGAATAA
- a CDS encoding BCCT family transporter translates to MQIKASPGFQVNPHVFYVSAVLVLFFVSLGVFFTESLSEIFGTLQNIIVVNFGWFYILSVAFFLLFVIWLYFSPYGSVRLGKDSDRPVYKDTTWFAMLFSAGMGIGLLFYSVAEPILHLASPRDAAPGTIESAVEAMNLTFFHWGLHAWAIYIVVGLSLAYFSYRHDMPLTIRSTMYPLFGDRIYGIRGNIVEVLAIFGTLFGVATSLGLGVMQINAGMDYLGLMSVSINNQILLIVFITLAATTSVMSGLNRGIRILSQVNILLGLTLVIFVFIVGPSVFLLSSYVQSIGYYLQNIVYLTFQTDAFTGLEWQKMWTMFYWGWWISWSPFVGMFIARISRGRTIREFIRGVLLAPAIVTFIWIIVFGNTAIHMEIFGNGGIVNVVQTSIPTALYVLLDKLPGSLLTSALATIVVMTFFVTSSDSGSLVISILSSGGDPKPAIPLRLFWSLLQGAVAAVLLLTGGLVGLQTAALTTALPFCVVLILMCYSISKGLKAESDGYKVIDTKKKPPENTSNNKAKQLVGELFKGGSK, encoded by the coding sequence ATGCAGATAAAGGCAAGTCCCGGCTTTCAGGTAAATCCTCATGTTTTTTATGTATCGGCAGTTCTGGTATTATTTTTTGTGTCTTTGGGAGTCTTTTTTACAGAAAGCTTATCTGAAATTTTTGGAACGTTACAGAATATAATTGTGGTCAATTTTGGCTGGTTCTACATTCTCTCAGTTGCTTTTTTCCTTCTATTTGTTATCTGGCTATATTTCAGCCCCTATGGTTCTGTCAGGCTGGGCAAAGATTCGGATAGGCCGGTTTATAAGGACACCACCTGGTTTGCAATGCTTTTCAGTGCGGGTATGGGCATAGGGCTGCTTTTCTATAGTGTTGCAGAACCGATTCTTCATCTCGCTTCTCCGAGGGATGCTGCACCGGGTACAATTGAGTCGGCAGTTGAAGCGATGAATCTCACTTTTTTCCACTGGGGGCTTCATGCCTGGGCAATATATATTGTGGTAGGGCTTTCTCTTGCATATTTTTCCTACAGGCATGATATGCCGTTGACCATTCGCTCTACAATGTATCCATTGTTTGGTGACAGGATATATGGAATACGTGGAAACATTGTGGAAGTGCTGGCCATCTTTGGCACATTGTTTGGTGTTGCCACTTCACTGGGTCTGGGTGTGATGCAGATTAATGCAGGAATGGATTATCTTGGCCTGATGTCGGTGTCTATAAATAACCAGATATTGCTGATTGTATTCATAACTCTTGCAGCCACTACTTCTGTGATGTCGGGTCTGAACAGGGGAATACGTATATTGAGTCAGGTTAATATCCTGCTGGGTCTTACCCTTGTGATATTCGTCTTTATCGTAGGCCCCTCTGTTTTTCTTTTGAGTTCATATGTACAAAGTATTGGTTATTATTTGCAAAATATTGTTTATCTTACATTCCAGACTGATGCGTTCACTGGCCTGGAATGGCAGAAAATGTGGACCATGTTCTACTGGGGTTGGTGGATCTCCTGGTCACCCTTTGTTGGCATGTTCATTGCACGTATATCCCGGGGGCGTACAATCAGGGAATTTATCAGGGGAGTACTGCTTGCTCCTGCGATTGTAACTTTCATCTGGATTATCGTCTTTGGTAACACGGCAATTCATATGGAAATATTTGGCAATGGTGGTATTGTGAATGTTGTCCAGACAAGTATTCCGACTGCCCTTTATGTCCTGTTGGATAAATTACCCGGTTCATTGCTGACTTCCGCTCTTGCAACCATTGTAGTAATGACTTTCTTTGTCACATCTTCTGATTCGGGTTCTCTTGTGATTTCCATCCTTTCATCTGGAGGAGATCCCAAACCGGCAATCCCCCTGAGGCTATTCTGGTCCCTGCTTCAGGGTGCTGTTGCAGCTGTTCTCCTGTTGACCGGGGGGCTTGTGGGATTGCAGACAGCTGCCCTTACTACGGCTCTGCCTTTCTGTGTTGTTTTAATTCTGATGTGTTACAGCATATCCAAGGGATTAAAAGCTGAGTCTGATGGTTATAAGGTCATAGATACGAAAAAAAAACCGCCGGAAAATACATCAAATAATAAAGCTAAACAACTGGTAGGAGAACTTTTCAAAGGTGGGTCCAAATGA
- the moaA gene encoding GTP 3',8-cyclase MoaA has product MIPGKQLTDSYGRTIKSLRISITDRCNLNCIYCHNEGNMKVADEMSAQKISDIIKAASLYGVDRVKFSGGEPLVRRDFEDILKSLPPLKDVSATTNGILLEERAQSLKEAGLDRINVSLDSVDDKNYSLITAANPGDVYKVLRGIEKAIEVGLTPVKLNMVMLKGINEDKIDQMLEFVRKHKGNIILQLIQLMDFQDVVKYQVDVEGIEKQLEERADEVRVRKMHRRKKYIIGGAEVEVVRPIDNTEFCANCNRLRVTANGKLKPCLLVNDNLVDTKGSNAEDIPRLLEAVVKKRVPYYRGNVTEG; this is encoded by the coding sequence ATGATTCCCGGAAAACAGCTCACAGATTCCTACGGACGCACTATAAAAAGCCTCAGAATATCGATTACTGACAGGTGTAATCTCAATTGTATTTATTGCCACAATGAAGGGAATATGAAAGTGGCAGATGAAATGTCAGCCCAGAAAATATCTGATATCATCAAGGCAGCCAGCCTGTATGGAGTGGACAGGGTGAAATTCTCCGGCGGAGAGCCACTTGTCCGCAGGGATTTCGAGGATATACTGAAAAGCCTGCCCCCCTTAAAGGATGTATCTGCAACTACCAACGGTATACTGCTGGAAGAAAGGGCCCAGAGTCTCAAGGAAGCAGGACTGGACCGGATAAATGTAAGTTTGGATAGTGTTGATGACAAAAACTACAGTTTGATTACTGCAGCAAATCCGGGTGATGTATATAAAGTGCTCAGGGGAATAGAAAAAGCAATCGAGGTTGGCCTTACTCCTGTAAAACTGAACATGGTAATGCTCAAAGGGATCAATGAAGACAAAATCGACCAGATGCTTGAATTTGTCCGTAAGCACAAAGGCAACATCATACTACAACTCATACAGCTAATGGATTTCCAGGATGTTGTAAAATATCAGGTTGACGTGGAAGGAATTGAAAAACAACTTGAAGAAAGGGCCGATGAAGTCCGGGTACGTAAAATGCACCGCCGCAAAAAGTACATCATCGGCGGTGCTGAAGTTGAAGTAGTAAGACCCATCGACAATACTGAATTCTGTGCCAATTGCAACCGGCTGCGTGTGACAGCCAACGGGAAACTCAAACCATGCCTGTTGGTTAATGATAATCTTGTGGATACAAAAGGCTCAAATGCAGAAGATATTCCACGATTGCTGGAGGCAGTTGTGAAAAAAAGGGTGCCTTATTACAGAGGAAACGTAACTGAAGGGTAA
- the surE gene encoding 5'/3'-nucleotidase SurE yields the protein MSKKILLTNDDGVYSAGIRAAYKSVDSLGDVTIAAPAFQQSGVGRSISIFEPLRMNRTKINGVEAHAIGGTPTDSVILGIFSVMKEKPDLILSGFNIGENISTDTATTSGTVGAALEGASYGIPAIAVSIQVIEQGLKFDDLRDYEHDFEVGIKVVNRIAKKVLEHGLPENVDVLNVNLPHDVEEDTEIEITRLARKFFNMEVEERHDPRGRPYYWLAGDLMPQGEEGTDVHVVTQKGHISITPLSLDSTSRVDNSEIEKLL from the coding sequence ATGTCGAAAAAAATTCTGCTTACCAACGATGATGGTGTTTATTCAGCTGGTATACGTGCCGCTTACAAAAGTGTGGATTCACTGGGCGATGTGACGATTGCTGCACCGGCTTTCCAGCAAAGCGGTGTAGGGCGGTCAATTTCTATTTTTGAGCCTCTGCGGATGAATCGTACAAAGATAAATGGTGTGGAGGCTCATGCAATAGGAGGCACTCCCACTGATTCGGTGATATTGGGGATATTTTCGGTTATGAAGGAAAAACCCGACCTGATTTTATCAGGATTCAATATCGGGGAAAATATCAGTACGGATACCGCCACTACCTCAGGAACCGTGGGTGCAGCTCTGGAAGGTGCAAGTTATGGTATCCCGGCAATTGCTGTTTCTATTCAGGTCATAGAACAGGGACTTAAATTCGATGATTTACGGGACTATGAACACGATTTTGAGGTTGGTATCAAGGTAGTAAACCGGATTGCAAAAAAAGTTCTGGAACATGGACTGCCTGAAAACGTGGATGTTTTGAATGTGAACCTGCCGCATGATGTGGAAGAAGATACCGAGATTGAGATCACCCGTCTTGCAAGGAAGTTTTTCAATATGGAAGTGGAGGAGCGTCATGATCCCAGGGGCAGGCCATATTACTGGCTGGCAGGTGACCTTATGCCACAGGGTGAAGAAGGTACCGATGTGCATGTAGTTACCCAGAAAGGGCACATATCTATAACACCTCTCAGTCTGGATTCAACTTCCCGCGTGGATAACTCGGAAATAGAAAAATTACTTTGA
- the alaS gene encoding alanine--tRNA ligase, with protein MLEEEYDINFFYENGFIRKQCQKCGSYFWTRDRDRDTCGDAPCDPYSFIGNPVFKKKFNLAQMREFYLSYFEKNGHTRIERYPVIARWRNDIYLTIASIADFQPFVTSGQVAPPANPLTISQPCIRLSDLDAVGRSGRHLTTFEMMAHHAFNKKDNEIYWKDQTVQLCDGLLNELGVDPFAVTYKEEPWAGGGNAGACVEVLIGGLEVATLVFMNLQQSKDGDIVIKGDTYRKMDNYIVDTGYGLERLVWASQGTPTVYDAIFPEVVGELMELAGVEHRLEDKDYANILSQNARLAGLMDVSEKANLLELRKQVASNIGITADKLGTIMEPVETAYAIADHARCITFMLGDGIIPSNVKAGYLARLVIRRTMKMMQDLGIKIPLSDIIQMHINHLPEYPEFADRFDVINDILDNEEKKFQETLQRGKKLIQKSAKHYKKKGEKMPLDTVIDMYDSHGIPAEISKEAASEVGVEVELPDNFYSLVAERHSKSVQEEEKEIPYADRLKKLPPTKRLFYDEPNRMEFEAVVLDVFDNNIVLDSTLLYPEGGGQPPDHGTFMVDDALLKVIDVQIFDGVVIHTIERIEDELHIRKGDMVTGKVDEKRRMAHARNHTATHIINDAARQVLGEHIWQAGAQKFTDRARLDISHYKRIVPEEINEIEMIANQMVMENKRVISEWMDRSTAEKRYGFSLYQGGVPPGDRIRVLHVGSDIEACAGTHCTFTGQVGPIKILKTERIQDGVERIEYAAGESAVVAFQERDKLLRSSAETLRVSTEQLPSTIERFFTEWKEFKKENTRLKKELAESHVNQLVENAELIKEIRLINSRIDGADADELTRIAGELASSDDIVALLISDHEGVKIASAAGDSAVSKGVNVGNIVREIASLTGGGGGGKPSMARGGGQDSSRIDEGLALGRRMLEEQLGD; from the coding sequence ATGCTTGAAGAGGAATACGATATAAATTTCTTCTACGAAAACGGTTTTATCAGAAAACAGTGCCAAAAGTGTGGCAGTTATTTCTGGACCCGTGACAGAGACAGGGATACATGCGGAGATGCACCCTGTGACCCATATTCATTCATCGGCAACCCCGTCTTCAAGAAAAAATTTAATCTTGCACAGATGAGGGAGTTTTATCTTAGTTACTTTGAGAAAAATGGACACACACGTATTGAAAGATACCCTGTGATAGCACGCTGGAGAAATGATATCTATCTTACTATCGCCTCCATAGCAGATTTCCAGCCCTTTGTAACTTCCGGACAGGTTGCCCCACCTGCAAACCCACTCACCATATCACAACCATGCATTCGTCTTTCTGACCTGGATGCAGTAGGAAGAAGTGGCCGCCATCTGACTACCTTTGAGATGATGGCACATCACGCATTCAACAAAAAGGATAATGAGATCTACTGGAAAGACCAGACAGTACAGCTCTGTGACGGCCTGCTCAACGAGCTTGGAGTAGACCCCTTTGCTGTAACCTATAAAGAAGAACCCTGGGCAGGTGGCGGAAACGCCGGTGCCTGTGTTGAAGTTCTCATAGGTGGCCTGGAAGTGGCAACCCTTGTGTTTATGAATCTCCAGCAATCCAAAGACGGAGATATTGTGATTAAAGGTGATACTTACAGGAAAATGGATAACTACATAGTGGACACAGGCTACGGATTGGAAAGGTTGGTATGGGCATCCCAGGGAACCCCTACTGTATACGATGCTATATTCCCGGAAGTTGTTGGGGAACTTATGGAACTGGCAGGAGTGGAGCATCGGCTGGAAGACAAAGACTATGCAAACATTTTATCCCAGAACGCCCGGCTTGCAGGCCTGATGGACGTAAGTGAAAAAGCAAACCTGCTGGAATTGCGCAAACAGGTAGCTTCAAACATAGGAATTACTGCTGACAAACTTGGCACCATAATGGAGCCCGTGGAAACGGCATATGCAATTGCAGACCACGCCCGTTGTATAACATTTATGCTGGGTGACGGAATAATACCTTCAAATGTCAAAGCCGGATATCTTGCAAGACTTGTGATCAGGCGCACAATGAAGATGATGCAGGACCTTGGTATCAAAATCCCGTTATCAGACATTATACAGATGCATATCAACCATCTCCCTGAATATCCTGAGTTCGCCGACAGATTTGATGTAATAAACGACATACTGGATAACGAAGAAAAGAAATTCCAGGAAACCCTGCAGCGTGGGAAGAAACTCATACAAAAATCTGCAAAGCACTACAAGAAAAAGGGAGAAAAAATGCCTCTTGACACTGTTATAGATATGTATGACAGTCATGGCATACCGGCTGAAATATCCAAAGAAGCTGCTTCTGAAGTTGGAGTGGAAGTCGAACTACCCGATAATTTTTACTCCCTTGTCGCTGAGCGTCACAGCAAATCCGTGCAGGAAGAGGAAAAAGAAATCCCCTATGCAGATCGTCTCAAGAAACTCCCCCCTACAAAACGGCTTTTCTACGATGAACCAAACAGAATGGAATTCGAAGCTGTTGTTCTTGATGTTTTTGACAATAATATAGTGCTTGACAGCACGCTTCTCTATCCGGAAGGAGGGGGACAACCACCAGACCATGGCACATTCATGGTAGATGATGCCTTACTCAAAGTGATCGATGTCCAGATATTTGACGGCGTGGTCATCCATACCATAGAAAGGATCGAAGATGAACTCCATATTCGAAAAGGAGATATGGTAACGGGTAAAGTGGATGAAAAGCGTCGCATGGCCCATGCAAGAAATCATACTGCAACCCATATAATAAACGATGCAGCCCGGCAGGTGCTGGGAGAACATATATGGCAGGCAGGTGCACAGAAATTCACCGACCGCGCCAGACTTGATATTTCCCATTACAAAAGAATTGTTCCTGAGGAAATCAATGAGATTGAGATGATTGCAAACCAGATGGTAATGGAGAACAAGCGAGTAATAAGCGAATGGATGGATCGCAGTACCGCCGAAAAAAGATATGGTTTTAGCCTTTACCAGGGCGGAGTACCACCAGGCGATCGCATTCGTGTATTGCATGTAGGAAGCGATATTGAAGCCTGTGCAGGGACCCACTGCACCTTTACCGGACAGGTCGGCCCCATCAAGATTCTGAAGACAGAACGGATACAGGATGGAGTAGAACGTATTGAATATGCAGCAGGCGAATCTGCTGTTGTAGCTTTCCAGGAAAGGGATAAGCTTCTCAGAAGTTCTGCAGAAACATTGAGGGTATCTACCGAGCAACTACCGTCAACCATTGAACGTTTCTTCACTGAATGGAAAGAATTTAAGAAAGAAAACACCCGACTCAAGAAAGAACTGGCAGAATCCCATGTAAACCAATTAGTTGAAAATGCTGAACTGATAAAGGAGATTCGCCTTATAAATTCAAGAATCGATGGTGCAGATGCCGATGAACTTACCCGAATTGCAGGAGAACTTGCTTCAAGTGACGATATTGTTGCATTACTCATAAGTGATCATGAAGGTGTCAAAATCGCATCTGCTGCCGGTGACAGTGCAGTTTCAAAAGGGGTTAACGTAGGAAACATCGTACGTGAAATAGCAAGTCTAACCGGCGGAGGCGGAGGAGGTAAACCTTCAATGGCACGTGGTGGAGGCCAGGATAGTTCAAGGATTGATGAAGGTCTTGCATTGGGTCGCCGGATGTTAGAAGAGCAACTCGGGGATTAA
- a CDS encoding cobyrinate a,c-diamide synthase, with protein sequence MKKSIVIAGTHSGVGKTTVSMGIMAALTRRGMHVQPYKVGPDYIDPTHHTAICGRPSRNLDTFMMGEEGVRQSFHCSYNDADIGVVEGVMGLFDGMNSSDLASSAHVAKSLGAPVILVVNVHGMSRSAAALIKGYSEFDSDVHIDGVVLNRVGSPRHAQMIRDALGDVPVVGALPRNQDLTVPSRHLGLHMADERDYDLEKLGNFIEENIDLDSVLSLANEPLPAAPGKCVASREADVTIGVAMDSAFCFYYQDMLDSFRRSGAEIKFFSPLEGEIPDVDGMYFGGGYPELHIAELEKSQTTHKLKDLSADGMPIYGECGGLQYLCTSYEIEDRVYKLADLFPAETVMTKKLQALGYTKGHADSPIFRGEVRGHEFHYSVTDCASDSRLAYTMERGKGIVDGMDGIYEHNSVASYMHAHPGSFPVDDFVESCRKYKQR encoded by the coding sequence ATGAAAAAATCAATAGTTATTGCAGGCACACACAGTGGAGTCGGTAAAACAACCGTTTCCATGGGTATCATGGCGGCCCTGACCCGTCGGGGAATGCACGTCCAGCCCTATAAGGTGGGGCCGGATTACATCGATCCCACTCATCATACAGCAATTTGCGGGAGGCCTTCAAGGAACCTTGATACGTTCATGATGGGTGAAGAAGGTGTCAGGCAGAGTTTTCATTGCAGTTATAATGATGCGGATATAGGGGTCGTTGAAGGTGTCATGGGGCTTTTTGACGGAATGAATTCCTCTGATCTTGCAAGTTCGGCTCATGTGGCCAAATCCCTGGGTGCTCCTGTGATTCTTGTAGTCAATGTGCACGGCATGTCCAGAAGTGCTGCGGCCCTCATCAAAGGCTATTCTGAATTTGACAGTGATGTACATATTGATGGTGTGGTTCTTAACCGCGTGGGAAGTCCCAGACATGCTCAAATGATCAGGGATGCCCTGGGAGATGTGCCGGTAGTTGGTGCCCTGCCTCGTAACCAGGACCTGACCGTCCCTTCCCGTCATCTTGGTTTGCACATGGCTGATGAACGGGATTATGATCTGGAAAAACTGGGTAACTTCATTGAAGAGAACATTGATCTGGATAGTGTGCTATCCCTGGCAAACGAACCTCTCCCGGCTGCACCTGGGAAATGCGTTGCCAGCAGGGAGGCTGATGTGACAATAGGTGTGGCAATGGACAGTGCTTTCTGTTTCTACTATCAGGACATGCTGGACTCTTTTCGCAGGTCAGGGGCTGAAATTAAATTCTTCAGTCCGCTTGAAGGTGAAATTCCTGATGTGGATGGTATGTATTTCGGAGGTGGCTATCCTGAGCTCCACATAGCAGAACTTGAAAAGTCACAGACCACTCACAAACTAAAGGACCTTTCAGCAGACGGGATGCCAATCTATGGTGAATGTGGCGGTCTGCAATATCTCTGTACTTCCTATGAAATAGAGGACAGGGTCTATAAACTGGCTGACCTTTTCCCCGCTGAAACCGTCATGACGAAAAAATTGCAGGCACTGGGCTACACCAAAGGGCACGCCGATTCCCCCATATTCAGGGGAGAAGTACGTGGCCATGAATTCCATTACTCTGTAACAGATTGTGCGTCTGACAGCCGTCTGGCTTACACTATGGAGCGGGGCAAAGGAATTGTTGATGGTATGGATGGTATCTATGAACACAATTCGGTGGCAAGTTATATGCATGCTCATCCGGGCTCATTTCCGGTGGATGATTTCGTGGAAAGCTGTCGCAAGTACAAACAACGCTGA